The window TTTCTCTTCCGACGGGCAGCGTAGTCGGGGATCTCCTTCTGCACTGAACGCTCGACGGCGAGCGCTCCTGGAGCAACATCCTTCGTGATGGTCGACCCCGCCCCCGTCACGGCATCTTCACCGATCGTCACCGGAGCGACGAGCATCGTGTCGGATCCGATGAAGGCACGATCACCGATCACCGTTGCATGCTTGTCGATCCCGTCGTAGTTGCAGGTGATGGTTCCTGCACCGATGTTGGCGCCCTTGCCGATCTCGGTGTCTCCGATGTAGCTGAGATGCGGAACTTTGGAGCCTTCGCCGACCGTCGTTTTCTTCGTCTCCACGAATGTCCCGACCTTGCTGCCCTTTCGGAGGACCGTCTCGGGTCGCAGGGAAGCGTACGGACCCACTTCTACGCCTTCGCCGACCTCTGCTCCTCGCAGCACCGAGTACCAAACGTGGGCGTCTGGTCCGATCGATGAATCCTCTGCGGTGACGTTCGGCCCAACACGAGCTCCGGCGGCAACGGTCGTGGACCCGCGCAGATGCGTGTCGGGCAGCAGAATGGCTCCCGGTTCGAGTTGCACGTCGGCCTCGAGGTACACCCTGTCGGGATCCTGCATCCAGACACCTCGTCGCATCCAGTACTCGTTGATGCGCCGCCGCATGAGCCCGGCAGCCTGCGCAAGCTGAATGTGGCTGTTCACCCCCGCGATCTCCACGGGGTTCGTCTTGAGAGCATGCAGCGGGTGGCCTTCCTCGGCAAGGATCTCGATGACGTCGGTGAGGTAGTACTCGCCCTGAACATTGTTCGGCTCCACCCTGGGCAAGGCGTCGGCCAAGAGCGACCCGTTGAATACGTACACGCCACCATTGATCTCGTTGATCCCTCGCTGTGAGGGGCTTGCGTCTCCGTGCTCGACAATGCCGACGACTCGGTCCCAACCGTCCCGAAGAATGCGCCCGTAGCCGGCGGGGGCGTCGATATCCGCGGTGAGGACCGAAACGGCAGACCCGGTGCGCCGGTGTGTCCTGATCAGCTCGGCGAGCGTCTCGGGGACGAGCAGCGGGGTGTCCCCGGGAGTCACGAGTATCGAATCCGCATCGCCCGCGGAGATGGCGCTCAACGCGACCCCGGTTGCATGCCCGGTGCCGAGCTGCTCCTCCTGGATCACGACGTCGACATCATCCGAAATGGCGTCGCGGACCAGGTCACCGCCTTGGCCGACCACCACCACGATCTGCTCGGGCTCGATGGGCCTGATGGCGTCGAGCACCCAGGCAATCATGGGCCTTCCCGCCACAGTATTCAAAACCTTGGGAAGGTCTGATTTCATACGCGTGCCCGCTCCGGCGGCAAGCACCACTGCTTTCACGGCCATACGGCCCCTCCTTCGATGGTGTGCTGGGGGGAAGGGACTCGAACCCCTACTGGCGGGACCAAAACCCGCTGTGCTGCCATTACACCACCCCCCAAATTCTCATCACCCTCTCGGGCCCGAGGGAGTCTACAGCCTCCGATACAGCTCCAGCCCAAGGACCTTGAACTCACTCGATGCACCGCGCACCGGTTGCCAAAGGGACCGCGGATACTCCGGCACGAGCACCCGGAGGTGCCGTAGCCAGGGCGGATGCAGCCTCCTGTTCATCGGAGAAGAACGCGAACAGGCTCGGCCCGCTGCCCGTGAGCAGAACAGGGCGATCCCAACGATCCTCGAGGTCGATCATCCAATCTTCGAGGTCGCGAGCGATCGAAAGCGCGGCCGGTTCGAGATCGTTGATCAGCGGCGCGAACTGTCGCAACGACGGAGGTACGGCCTTGCCGGTGATTCCGCGAGGCTTCGGATCGCCCAGCCGGTCCCATGCGCGATACACCGCGGCGGTCTCCAACACGAACGGTGGTGTCACGATGGCCACCGCGTAGTCGCCGGCCGGTGTGAGCGCCGTCAGTCGTTCTCCACGGCCTTCCATCATGGCGAGCCCACCCAGCAGGCAGAACGGCACGTCGGCGCCGATCGACGGGGCGACTCGAGACACGAGATCGAACGGGATGTCGAGCACCGCCGCGGCAAGCAGCAATGCCGCCGCAGCGTCGGCGCTGCCGCCCCCAAGGCCCGCCGCGACGGCAATTCGCTTCTGCAAACGGATCCGGAGTGCGGTTCGGATGCCGGTGAGCGCTCGCAGCGCTTCGATCGCCTGCCACACGAGATTCTCGCCACCACTCGGAACCTCCAACCCTGCGATTTCGAGTTCGTCATCGGAGGAGACGCCCACTTCGACGGTGTCGAACCAGCTCACCGTCTGGGCGAGCGAACGAAGCAGGTGGTAGCCGCCGGTATCGAGTCCCAGGACACGAAGCGTGAGATTCAGCTTCGCCGGCGCCTCTGCGCGCTCAGTCTTCATGAGTGTCCGCGAGGTCCAAGAATCGTTCCGGAGCGAGGTCTTCCGGACGTGCCGTGGGAGAGATACCTGCTCGCTCGACCGCCACGACGTCGAGCGTTGCACGCAGCATCTTGCGACGATGCCGAAATGCCACTGCCGCAACCTCGATGGCTCTCTCGACTCGTTGTTGGTCGACCCCCGATCGTCTGGTCATGACGACAACCGCCGACGAGACACTCGGGGCAGGAATGAACACCTGAGGCGGTACGACAAAAGCTCGATGGACTTCGCTGGTGAGACGCGCCACGACCGAAGGCAGCCCATATTGCTTGGTCCCGGGAAGCGCGACGAGGCGGTCGGCAACTTCGCGCTGCACCATGACCGTGAATTGGGTGATCTGAGGTGCCGTTCGCAACAACTTGAGTACCAGAGGCGTACCGACGTTGTACGGAAGGTTCGCAACCAGCTTCCA of the Gammaproteobacteria bacterium genome contains:
- the glmU gene encoding UDP-N-acetylglucosamine diphosphorylase/glucosamine-1-phosphate N-acetyltransferase; the encoded protein is MAVKAVVLAAGAGTRMKSDLPKVLNTVAGRPMIAWVLDAIRPIEPEQIVVVVGQGGDLVRDAISDDVDVVIQEEQLGTGHATGVALSAISAGDADSILVTPGDTPLLVPETLAELIRTHRRTGSAVSVLTADIDAPAGYGRILRDGWDRVVGIVEHGDASPSQRGINEINGGVYVFNGSLLADALPRVEPNNVQGEYYLTDVIEILAEEGHPLHALKTNPVEIAGVNSHIQLAQAAGLMRRRINEYWMRRGVWMQDPDRVYLEADVQLEPGAILLPDTHLRGSTTVAAGARVGPNVTAEDSSIGPDAHVWYSVLRGAEVGEGVEVGPYASLRPETVLRKGSKVGTFVETKKTTVGEGSKVPHLSYIGDTEIGKGANIGAGTITCNYDGIDKHATVIGDRAFIGSDTMLVAPVTIGEDAVTGAGSTITKDVAPGALAVERSVQKEIPDYAARRKRKGS
- a CDS encoding 4-(cytidine 5'-diphospho)-2-C-methyl-D-erythritol kinase is translated as MKTERAEAPAKLNLTLRVLGLDTGGYHLLRSLAQTVSWFDTVEVGVSSDDELEIAGLEVPSGGENLVWQAIEALRALTGIRTALRIRLQKRIAVAAGLGGGSADAAAALLLAAAVLDIPFDLVSRVAPSIGADVPFCLLGGLAMMEGRGERLTALTPAGDYAVAIVTPPFVLETAAVYRAWDRLGDPKPRGITGKAVPPSLRQFAPLINDLEPAALSIARDLEDWMIDLEDRWDRPVLLTGSGPSLFAFFSDEQEAASALATAPPGARAGVSAVPLATGARCIE
- the rsmA gene encoding 16S rRNA (adenine(1518)-N(6)/adenine(1519)-N(6))-dimethyltransferase RsmA; translated protein: MSQSPTSIGRLLARHGLTPRKRLGQHFLADGNIIDKMVRTADVRAGDQIVEVGAGTGALTVAIAETGARVLAYEIDRGLAPVLAEVLGERPNVELRFEDAMQALPDALGAGPWKLVANLPYNVGTPLVLKLLRTAPQITQFTVMVQREVADRLVALPGTKQYGLPSVVARLTSEVHRAFVVPPQVFIPAPSVSSAVVVMTRRSGVDQQRVERAIEVAAVAFRHRRKMLRATLDVVAVERAGISPTARPEDLAPERFLDLADTHED